A window from Diachasmimorpha longicaudata isolate KC_UGA_2023 chromosome 5, iyDiaLong2, whole genome shotgun sequence encodes these proteins:
- the LOC135162446 gene encoding differentially expressed in FDCP 8 homolog isoform X1, which translates to MAGITALTSVPTSELNCTERTRSNSSGTVSTPSSSFDYTPGDGDDILKSRVVVPYSLKSVEAVLSLSKTTTLEELTEMVKKCKQMVLESDQCTEERKWLVRRLIELRLRAQELREMSDINSLETQVILGHHLVPQKYQISSSGPMYCDHCSAAIWTMLQSWYMCNDCGYCCHWKCITDVRRVCANVVASEAGGYIFTKEICPEKGLSAQLYRCAECHMKITFTSTKVLSLPCFGSAFRHTDSGCVEPRLCDYTGLYFCQRCHWNTLAVVPARVIRNWDLEPRKVSRSASQLLGLLNERPVLPLEELNPQLFTLVPDLSVLKRMREELQMMKKYLVFCPDADFQGLPWRVGLRTHMIENSANYSMKDLIDLQSGVLMEEISTAYDAMRNHITESCELCHARGHLCEICGNNEVIFPWDASAVCCHQCNAVHHRVCWSKRNHCCPKCMRIKKRIARESENCGSEEEESG; encoded by the exons aTGGCGGGAATTACAGCCCTCACAAGTGTTCCCACCTCGGAGTTGAATTGTACCGAGAGAACGAGATCCAACAGTTCTGGAACTGTTTCAACACCATCATCTTCATTTGATTATACACCTGGTGATGGAGATGACATTTTGAAAAGTCGAGTTGTTGTTCCTTACAGTTTGAAATCTGTTGAGGCTGTATTGTCCTTGTCGAAG ACAACTACCTTAGAAGAGCTAACCGAAATGGTGAAGAAGTGTAAGCAGATGGTTCTCGAAAGTGACCAGTGCACAGAAGAGAGAAAATGGTTAGTAAGAAGATTGATTGAACTAAGGTTGCGGGCTCAAGAGCTGCGAGAGATGTCTGACATCAATTCCCTGGAAACTCAGGTTATACTCGGACATCACTTAGTACCACAGAAGTATCAGATATCTAGCTCTGGCCCCATGTACTGCGATCACTGCAGTGCAGCTATCTGGACAATGCTCCAGTCGTGGTACATGTGTAATG ACTGCGGGTACTGCTGCCATTGGAAGTGCATAACAGATGTTCGCCGAGTCTGTGCCAATGTCGTAGCAAGTGAGGCTGGAGGATACATCTTCACCAAAGAAATTTGTCCTGAAAAGGGACTCTCCGCTCAATTGTACAGATGTGCAGAGTGTCACATGAAAATAACATTCA CTTCCACAAAAGTTCTGTCATTGCCATGCTTTGGTAGTGCTTTCAGGCATACAG ACTCGGGCTGCGTTGAACCCAGGCTATGTGACTACACAGGGCTGTACTTCTGCCAAAGATGTCACTGGAACACCCTCGCCGTTGTTCCAGCGAGAGTCATCAGGAATTGGGATCTGGAACCAAGGAAAGTCAGTCGTTCTGCCTCTCAATTGCTTGGATTATTGAATGAACGACCAGTTCTACCATTGGAGGAATTGAATCCGCAACTGTTTACTCTTGTACCGGATTTATCGGTGTTGAAG AGAATGCGGGAGGAGCttcaaatgatgaaaaaatacttgGTCTTTTGTCCAGACGCGGATTTTCAGGGTCTCCCCTGGCGCGTGGGTCTTCGCACACACATGATCGAGAATTCTGCAAATTACTCAATGAAAGATCTGATCGATCTTCAGAGTGGAGTTCTCATGGAAGAAATAAGCACAGCATACGACGCAATGCGAAATCACATAACTGAATCTTGCGAGTTGTGTCATGCAAGAGGACATTTGTGCGAAATATGCGGTAATAATGAGGTCATATTTCCGTGGGATGCCTCAGCTGTTTGCTGTCATCAGTGCAATGCAGTGCACCATCGTGTTTGTTGGTCCAAACGGAATCACTGTTGCCCCAAAtgcatgagaataaaaaaacgaattgCACGAGAGAGTGAAAATTGTGGCTCTGAGGAGGAAGAGTCCGGTTAA
- the LOC135162446 gene encoding differentially expressed in FDCP 8 homolog isoform X2 gives MAGITALTSVPTSELNCTERTRSNSSGTVSTPSSSFDYTPGDGDDILKSRVVVPYSLKSVEAVLSLSKTTTLEELTEMVKKCKQMVLESDQCTEERKWLVRRLIELRLRAQELREMSDINSLETQVILGHHLVPQKYQISSSGPMYCDHCSAAIWTMLQSWYMCNDCGYCCHWKCITDVRRVCANVVASEAGGYIFTKEICPEKGLSAQLYRCAECHMKITFNSGCVEPRLCDYTGLYFCQRCHWNTLAVVPARVIRNWDLEPRKVSRSASQLLGLLNERPVLPLEELNPQLFTLVPDLSVLKRMREELQMMKKYLVFCPDADFQGLPWRVGLRTHMIENSANYSMKDLIDLQSGVLMEEISTAYDAMRNHITESCELCHARGHLCEICGNNEVIFPWDASAVCCHQCNAVHHRVCWSKRNHCCPKCMRIKKRIARESENCGSEEEESG, from the exons aTGGCGGGAATTACAGCCCTCACAAGTGTTCCCACCTCGGAGTTGAATTGTACCGAGAGAACGAGATCCAACAGTTCTGGAACTGTTTCAACACCATCATCTTCATTTGATTATACACCTGGTGATGGAGATGACATTTTGAAAAGTCGAGTTGTTGTTCCTTACAGTTTGAAATCTGTTGAGGCTGTATTGTCCTTGTCGAAG ACAACTACCTTAGAAGAGCTAACCGAAATGGTGAAGAAGTGTAAGCAGATGGTTCTCGAAAGTGACCAGTGCACAGAAGAGAGAAAATGGTTAGTAAGAAGATTGATTGAACTAAGGTTGCGGGCTCAAGAGCTGCGAGAGATGTCTGACATCAATTCCCTGGAAACTCAGGTTATACTCGGACATCACTTAGTACCACAGAAGTATCAGATATCTAGCTCTGGCCCCATGTACTGCGATCACTGCAGTGCAGCTATCTGGACAATGCTCCAGTCGTGGTACATGTGTAATG ACTGCGGGTACTGCTGCCATTGGAAGTGCATAACAGATGTTCGCCGAGTCTGTGCCAATGTCGTAGCAAGTGAGGCTGGAGGATACATCTTCACCAAAGAAATTTGTCCTGAAAAGGGACTCTCCGCTCAATTGTACAGATGTGCAGAGTGTCACATGAAAATAACATTCA ACTCGGGCTGCGTTGAACCCAGGCTATGTGACTACACAGGGCTGTACTTCTGCCAAAGATGTCACTGGAACACCCTCGCCGTTGTTCCAGCGAGAGTCATCAGGAATTGGGATCTGGAACCAAGGAAAGTCAGTCGTTCTGCCTCTCAATTGCTTGGATTATTGAATGAACGACCAGTTCTACCATTGGAGGAATTGAATCCGCAACTGTTTACTCTTGTACCGGATTTATCGGTGTTGAAG AGAATGCGGGAGGAGCttcaaatgatgaaaaaatacttgGTCTTTTGTCCAGACGCGGATTTTCAGGGTCTCCCCTGGCGCGTGGGTCTTCGCACACACATGATCGAGAATTCTGCAAATTACTCAATGAAAGATCTGATCGATCTTCAGAGTGGAGTTCTCATGGAAGAAATAAGCACAGCATACGACGCAATGCGAAATCACATAACTGAATCTTGCGAGTTGTGTCATGCAAGAGGACATTTGTGCGAAATATGCGGTAATAATGAGGTCATATTTCCGTGGGATGCCTCAGCTGTTTGCTGTCATCAGTGCAATGCAGTGCACCATCGTGTTTGTTGGTCCAAACGGAATCACTGTTGCCCCAAAtgcatgagaataaaaaaacgaattgCACGAGAGAGTGAAAATTGTGGCTCTGAGGAGGAAGAGTCCGGTTAA
- the LOC135162446 gene encoding differentially expressed in FDCP 8 homolog isoform X3 — protein sequence MDFVSNIFESTGTGETFTTTLEELTEMVKKCKQMVLESDQCTEERKWLVRRLIELRLRAQELREMSDINSLETQVILGHHLVPQKYQISSSGPMYCDHCSAAIWTMLQSWYMCNDCGYCCHWKCITDVRRVCANVVASEAGGYIFTKEICPEKGLSAQLYRCAECHMKITFTSTKVLSLPCFGSAFRHTDSGCVEPRLCDYTGLYFCQRCHWNTLAVVPARVIRNWDLEPRKVSRSASQLLGLLNERPVLPLEELNPQLFTLVPDLSVLKRMREELQMMKKYLVFCPDADFQGLPWRVGLRTHMIENSANYSMKDLIDLQSGVLMEEISTAYDAMRNHITESCELCHARGHLCEICGNNEVIFPWDASAVCCHQCNAVHHRVCWSKRNHCCPKCMRIKKRIARESENCGSEEEESG from the exons ATGGATTTTGTGAGCAATATATTTGAATCTACGGGGACTGGCGAAACtttt ACAACTACCTTAGAAGAGCTAACCGAAATGGTGAAGAAGTGTAAGCAGATGGTTCTCGAAAGTGACCAGTGCACAGAAGAGAGAAAATGGTTAGTAAGAAGATTGATTGAACTAAGGTTGCGGGCTCAAGAGCTGCGAGAGATGTCTGACATCAATTCCCTGGAAACTCAGGTTATACTCGGACATCACTTAGTACCACAGAAGTATCAGATATCTAGCTCTGGCCCCATGTACTGCGATCACTGCAGTGCAGCTATCTGGACAATGCTCCAGTCGTGGTACATGTGTAATG ACTGCGGGTACTGCTGCCATTGGAAGTGCATAACAGATGTTCGCCGAGTCTGTGCCAATGTCGTAGCAAGTGAGGCTGGAGGATACATCTTCACCAAAGAAATTTGTCCTGAAAAGGGACTCTCCGCTCAATTGTACAGATGTGCAGAGTGTCACATGAAAATAACATTCA CTTCCACAAAAGTTCTGTCATTGCCATGCTTTGGTAGTGCTTTCAGGCATACAG ACTCGGGCTGCGTTGAACCCAGGCTATGTGACTACACAGGGCTGTACTTCTGCCAAAGATGTCACTGGAACACCCTCGCCGTTGTTCCAGCGAGAGTCATCAGGAATTGGGATCTGGAACCAAGGAAAGTCAGTCGTTCTGCCTCTCAATTGCTTGGATTATTGAATGAACGACCAGTTCTACCATTGGAGGAATTGAATCCGCAACTGTTTACTCTTGTACCGGATTTATCGGTGTTGAAG AGAATGCGGGAGGAGCttcaaatgatgaaaaaatacttgGTCTTTTGTCCAGACGCGGATTTTCAGGGTCTCCCCTGGCGCGTGGGTCTTCGCACACACATGATCGAGAATTCTGCAAATTACTCAATGAAAGATCTGATCGATCTTCAGAGTGGAGTTCTCATGGAAGAAATAAGCACAGCATACGACGCAATGCGAAATCACATAACTGAATCTTGCGAGTTGTGTCATGCAAGAGGACATTTGTGCGAAATATGCGGTAATAATGAGGTCATATTTCCGTGGGATGCCTCAGCTGTTTGCTGTCATCAGTGCAATGCAGTGCACCATCGTGTTTGTTGGTCCAAACGGAATCACTGTTGCCCCAAAtgcatgagaataaaaaaacgaattgCACGAGAGAGTGAAAATTGTGGCTCTGAGGAGGAAGAGTCCGGTTAA
- the LOC135162441 gene encoding uncharacterized protein LOC135162441, with protein sequence MIPRPLMCSPLFYYPKLTNSRFLRVQRWLHMKNVSGLMKYLDNKFIQTTSKLNTSVTSLSYRSTVDENNVFRSRYEDVEIFPDYVHRHVWKNVHNWWDKNALVCAQTGRAYTYKNLRELSGRFATSLRRRQTLSGTTLAVILPNIPEYGIVILGASEAGIRLTLANPAYTAFELSKQLENSDANTIITNNENYNTVMEAIKMGNISIQLPLIVVTDEGDTPSGTINFRDLISEDVEEFEKTAEKTAIDVKNDTFLLPYSSGTVGLPKGVELTHRHLVTNLCQLEHPDCSYIEPAYNGFQDIVPALLPLYHVYGLNVCFLCCLSYGAQIICMPKFTSNNLLNILEKYRATLLFAVPPVIQLLVNDDSFNANHLNALKVIVSGAAPLTNELITKFRKKMGWSMDLIQGYGLTEVSSTLSSGKHASMNSVGFLIPNTEMRIINPENNYGKNLGVGQIGEILVRGEQVMKGYYKNVKATKECMDNNWFKTGDLGYIDEIGQLFITGRIKELIKVQGFQVSPIELENILHSHKYIADAAVVGVSHPKFGQVPKAFIVLKEGAKVTDEEIKNFVAKRVAKYKQLAEVVFIDKIMKSAAGKVLRKELQKL encoded by the exons ATGATACCTAGACCACTAATGTGCTCTCCTTTATTTTACTACCCAAAGTTAACTAATAGTCGATTTTTGAGAGTTCAGCGATGGTTACACATGAAAAATGTTAGCGGATTGATGAAATACTTGGACAATAAATTTATCCAGACGACGTCGAAATTAAATACATCTGTAACATCCCTTTCGTATCGATCTACCGTTGATGAGAATAACGTCTTCAGGAGTCGCTATGAGGATGTGGAAATATTTCCAGATTACGTTCATCGACATGTGTGGAAAAACGTGCACAACTGGTGGGATAAAAATGCCCTT GTATGTGCACAAACTGGGCGAGCATACACATACAAGAACCTGAGAGAATTATCAGGAAGGTTTGCAACATCTCTGCGAAGGAGACAAACACTATCTGGTACAACTCTAGCAGTTATTCTTCCAAACATTCCTGAATATGGTATAGTCATTTTAGGGGCCAGTGAAGCCGGGATTcgg CTAACGCTGGCAAATCCTGCCTACACAGCATTCGAATTAAGCAAACAGCTTGAAAATTCAGATGCCAATACTATTATCacgaacaatgaaaattataatactGTTATGGAAGCGATTAAGATGGGCAATATCTCGATTCAATTGCCATTGATTGTTGTCACTGATGAGGGAGATACACCCTCTGGTACCATCAACTTCCGTGATCTCATTTCTGAGGATGTCGAGGAGTTCGAAAAGACTGCGGAGAAAACCGCTATTGACGTAAAAAATGATACTTTTCTTTTGCCGTATTCGAGCGGAACAGTAGGACTGCCTAAAGGAGTTGAGCTTACTCACAG ACATCTGGTGACCAATTTGTGCCAACTGGAACACCCAGATTGCAGTTACATAGAGCCGGCATACAATGGATTTCAGGACATTGTACCCGCATTACTTCCTCTGTACCATGTTTATGGTTTAAATGTCTGTTTCTTATGTTGTCTAAG CTACGGTGCACAAATAATTTGTATGCCGAAATTTACTTCAAACAATCTGCTGAATATACTGGAAAAATACCGAGCGACATTATTATTTGCCGTGCCGCCCGTGATTCAATTATTAGTTAATGACGATAGCTTCAATGCAAACCATCTCAATGCATTGAAAGTTATAGTCTCAGGAGCAGCACCCCTCACTAACGAGTTAATTACCAAATTCCGAAAGAAAATGGGATGGAGTATGGATCTTATACAGGGTTACGGATTGACCGAGGTATCTTCAACCCTATCATCGGGAAAGCATGCGTCCATGAATTCAGTTGGTTTTCTCATTCCTAATACAGAAATGAGAATCATTAATCCAGAgaataattatggaaaaaatctTGGAGTCGGACAGATCGGGGAAATTCTCGTACGTGGGGAGCAAGTGATGAAGGGCTATTACAAGAATGTTAAGGCTACAAAAGAGTGTATGGATAACAATTGGTTTAAAACTGGAGATCTGGGCTACATAGATGAAATAG GGCAATTATTCATCACTGGGCGTATAAAGGAACTGATCAAGGTGCAGGGATTCCAAGTATCTCCCATAGAACTTGAAAATATCCTGCACAGTCACAAATACATTGCGGATGCTGCTGTAGTCGGTGTGTCGCATCCTAAATTCGGACAAGTGCCAAAGGCATTTATTGTGCTGAAAGAAGGTGCTAAAGTCACCGATGAGGAGATCAAAAATTTCGTTGCTAAACGCGTCGCCAAGTACAAACAACTTGCTGAGGTTGTATTCATtgacaaaataatgaaaagtgCAGCCGGTAAAGTACTCAGGAAGGAGCTCCAGAAGTTGTAA